A DNA window from Pleurodeles waltl isolate 20211129_DDA chromosome 12, aPleWal1.hap1.20221129, whole genome shotgun sequence contains the following coding sequences:
- the TCL1A gene encoding T-cell leukemia/lymphoma protein 1A isoform X3 produces MAASESPPPALHDQPDQLRVHHRHPTDTNALVFRDEAGLFWRGDLQLDEQGAVVAHFCTQANEGTAAALQPGRLAVPPLQGITLDVMYQRYPDGRYRSVTSRFWDTVSYQRVTFFRTPS; encoded by the exons ATGGCAGCCTCtgaatcaccaccaccagcactccaTGACCAGCCAGATCAGCTGCGAGTACACCACCGCCATCCAACCGATACCAATGCCCTTGTATTCAGGGATGAGGCAGGATTATTTTGGCGAGGCGACCTGcagctg gaTGAGCAAGGGGCGGTGGTTGCTCACTTCTGCACTCAGGCGAATGAAGGCACTGCAGCAGCTCTGCAGCCAGGAAGACTAGCGGTGCCTCCTCTTCAGGGAATCACGTTGGACGTGATGTACCAGCGGTACCCTGATGGGAGATACCGCTCAGTGACAAGCCGCTTTTGGGACACTGTGTCCTACCAGAGG
- the TCL1A gene encoding T-cell leukemia/lymphoma protein 1A isoform X1 yields MAASESPPPALHDQPDQLRVHHRHPTDTNALVFRDEAGLFWRGDLQLDEQGAVVAHFCTQANEGTAAALQPGRLAVPPLQGITLDVMYQRYPDGRYRSVTSRFWDTVSYQRTGGVDILILRATDNFEF; encoded by the exons ATGGCAGCCTCtgaatcaccaccaccagcactccaTGACCAGCCAGATCAGCTGCGAGTACACCACCGCCATCCAACCGATACCAATGCCCTTGTATTCAGGGATGAGGCAGGATTATTTTGGCGAGGCGACCTGcagctg gaTGAGCAAGGGGCGGTGGTTGCTCACTTCTGCACTCAGGCGAATGAAGGCACTGCAGCAGCTCTGCAGCCAGGAAGACTAGCGGTGCCTCCTCTTCAGGGAATCACGTTGGACGTGATGTACCAGCGGTACCCTGATGGGAGATACCGCTCAGTGACAAGCCGCTTTTGGGACACTGTGTCCTACCAGAGG ACTGGAGGAGTGGACATTTTGATCTTGAGGGCAACAGACAATTTTGAGTTCTA
- the TCL1A gene encoding T-cell leukemia/lymphoma protein 1A isoform X2, with protein MAASESPPPALHDQPDQLRVHHRHPTDTNALVFRDEAGLFWRGDLQLDEQGAVVAHFCTQANEGTAAALQPGRLAVPPLQGITLDVMYQRYPDGRYRSVTSRFWDTVSYQRVKGTLPNVTEVYNM; from the exons ATGGCAGCCTCtgaatcaccaccaccagcactccaTGACCAGCCAGATCAGCTGCGAGTACACCACCGCCATCCAACCGATACCAATGCCCTTGTATTCAGGGATGAGGCAGGATTATTTTGGCGAGGCGACCTGcagctg gaTGAGCAAGGGGCGGTGGTTGCTCACTTCTGCACTCAGGCGAATGAAGGCACTGCAGCAGCTCTGCAGCCAGGAAGACTAGCGGTGCCTCCTCTTCAGGGAATCACGTTGGACGTGATGTACCAGCGGTACCCTGATGGGAGATACCGCTCAGTGACAAGCCGCTTTTGGGACACTGTGTCCTACCAGAGGGTAAAGGGGACTCTTCCAAATGTTACTGAAGTTTACAATATGTAA